A region of Brevinema andersonii DNA encodes the following proteins:
- a CDS encoding ABC transporter ATP-binding protein codes for MKQVTPIRRLFSMLRHYKLQLTISVISALLFVTGRTGISTLIGDFINGVFITQNLSLLNVKTIGILFGFAFLWSGAQYTMYLFSGKLAIRVAHTLRSRLYQKLVKLPVSYYRTHDSSEILSIASNDITLVETFLTNVMVQLLAQPLTVIAIISMMFVINWKLSLYFIVLGPAIALILGLIGTQVQKLGRSMQENIAHLTKIFAETIRHIIVIKGFNSEHTEIARFKKKNDHQLDLADKEIKIRLLALPASDFLGITAVILLLALGAVGIRAGIADTASVTKFVAMAIVLSEPISSFNQLILVVKKLGPSLERVFNILNTPEEHETGIDIGSIKGYIQFESVNFWYVPERQILYDIDLEIQPRETIALIGMSGSGKSTLVSLIPKLFKPESGKILIDGKNIAEFSASSIREKIAIVTQDTSLFSDTIRNNITLSKPNATYDEIVAATTLANAHQFIDKFPLKYQTEVGDYGSNLSGGERQRIILARAVLRKPQILLLDEPTSALDAESEQAVTQALENIYRHQTTIIIAHKLSTIEKADRIVVMQDGRIIEYGTHQELLALKGLYTKLRTLNKHTI; via the coding sequence GTGAAACAAGTGACTCCGATTAGGCGTTTATTTTCCATGCTCCGGCATTACAAACTCCAGCTGACTATCTCTGTGATTTCCGCATTGCTTTTTGTTACAGGACGCACTGGCATATCAACCTTAATCGGAGATTTTATCAACGGCGTTTTCATCACTCAAAATTTATCCCTCCTTAACGTAAAAACAATTGGTATTTTATTTGGATTTGCTTTTTTATGGTCAGGAGCTCAGTATACAATGTACTTGTTTTCTGGCAAGCTGGCTATACGCGTAGCTCACACCCTGAGAAGCCGTCTCTACCAAAAGCTCGTCAAACTGCCAGTTTCATACTACAGGACGCATGATTCTTCAGAAATTTTGTCAATCGCTTCCAACGATATCACTTTGGTTGAAACTTTTTTGACAAATGTTATGGTACAATTACTAGCCCAGCCATTGACTGTCATTGCTATAATAAGCATGATGTTCGTAATTAATTGGAAATTATCGCTGTATTTTATTGTTTTAGGGCCGGCTATTGCCCTGATTTTAGGCCTAATAGGCACACAGGTGCAGAAACTTGGACGGAGCATGCAAGAAAATATTGCTCATCTGACAAAAATTTTCGCTGAAACTATTCGTCATATTATTGTAATTAAAGGTTTTAACAGTGAACATACAGAAATTGCCCGCTTTAAGAAAAAAAATGATCATCAATTGGATCTAGCGGATAAAGAAATTAAAATTAGGCTGCTTGCATTACCTGCATCAGACTTTTTAGGAATTACGGCCGTTATTTTACTATTAGCTCTAGGAGCTGTTGGCATCCGTGCTGGAATCGCAGATACAGCATCCGTTACAAAATTTGTTGCTATGGCTATTGTGCTTTCGGAACCTATCTCTTCATTTAATCAACTTATTTTGGTTGTTAAAAAATTGGGGCCTTCGCTGGAAAGAGTATTTAATATTTTAAACACTCCAGAAGAACACGAAACAGGCATTGATATCGGCTCTATCAAAGGCTATATTCAATTTGAATCGGTTAATTTTTGGTACGTTCCAGAACGACAGATTCTTTATGACATCGATTTGGAAATACAGCCGCGCGAAACCATTGCTTTAATTGGCATGAGCGGCTCAGGGAAAAGCACACTAGTATCGTTGATTCCGAAACTTTTCAAGCCTGAATCAGGAAAAATCCTCATTGATGGAAAAAATATTGCTGAGTTCAGTGCCTCATCGATCCGTGAAAAAATTGCTATTGTTACTCAGGATACTAGTCTTTTTAGCGATACCATACGAAACAATATTACACTGTCCAAGCCTAATGCTACTTATGATGAAATTGTGGCTGCAACAACACTAGCCAATGCCCACCAATTTATTGACAAATTTCCGCTAAAATATCAAACTGAAGTTGGAGATTATGGTAGCAATCTTTCTGGAGGAGAGCGGCAACGTATTATTCTCGCGCGGGCAGTGCTCAGAAAACCTCAGATTCTGCTGCTTGACGAACCTACTAGTGCCTTGGATGCCGAATCAGAACAAGCTGTTACCCAAGCACTTGAAAATATCTACAGACATCAAACAACAATTATTATTGCCCATAAGCTGTCAACAATAGAAAAAGCAGATCGGATTGTTGTCATGCAGGACGGCCGTATTATTGAATATGGCACTCATCAAGAACTATTAGCACTTAAAGGACTTTACACAAAACTGCGGACTCTGAACAAACATACAATATAG
- a CDS encoding ParB/RepB/Spo0J family partition protein, whose protein sequence is MKIGVEKIIVKERIRKDLGNLEPLKNSLSVHGQLHPIVITTKNVLISGERRLTAAKELGWQEIDVLVKDIDPETALAIELEENITRRDFNAEELSNGLKKQKKMHNNIFYKIAHFFKNIVKRFLKKT, encoded by the coding sequence ATGAAAATCGGAGTAGAAAAAATTATTGTCAAAGAGAGGATCCGTAAAGATCTTGGCAATTTGGAACCGCTTAAAAATAGTCTCTCGGTCCATGGACAACTCCATCCTATTGTCATTACTACTAAAAATGTTTTGATTTCAGGGGAACGCCGTCTTACAGCCGCGAAAGAGTTAGGATGGCAAGAAATTGATGTGCTGGTCAAAGATATCGATCCTGAAACTGCTTTAGCAATTGAGCTGGAAGAAAATATAACACGCAGAGATTTCAATGCAGAGGAATTAAGTAATGGTCTCAAAAAACAAAAAAAAATGCACAATAATATTTTCTATAAAATAGCACATTTTTTCAAAAATATAGTAAAAAGATTTCTTAAAAAAACATAA